A section of the Perognathus longimembris pacificus isolate PPM17 chromosome 7, ASM2315922v1, whole genome shotgun sequence genome encodes:
- the Tmco2 gene encoding transmembrane and coiled-coil domain-containing protein 2 codes for MPPSPPSSFTWESLLDSLSLGTIWNWLQASFLGDTNAQIQQTNLGLLDNLGAVMQAILGISFLILLAIGLFTLWRRSVRSLQKIMIFVITLYQLYKKGSDFFQALLANPDGTVRPIAEGGNLLLSLGLQEKILKKLQMVENKVKDLEGMIVAQKPATRRDCSSEPYCSCSDCQSPIPTSGFTSTSEM; via the exons ATGCCACCATCTCCACCTTCATCGTTTACCTGGGAAAGCCTCTTAGATTCCCTGTCTCTTGGCACAATATGGAATTGGCTACAAGCAAGTTTTCTAGGAGACACTAATGCTCAAATTCAGCAAACAAATTTAGGGCTGCTAGATAATCTTGGTGCAGTTATGCAAGCCATCCTGGGGATTTCCTTTTTGATTTTGTTGGCAATAGGATTATTTACCTTATGGAGACGAAGCGTTCGATCACTTCAG AAAATAATGATCTTTGTGATCACACTCTATCAACTTTACAAGAAAGGCTCCGATTTTTTCCAAGCTTTGCTAGCCAACCCAGATGGAACTGTTCGTCCGATTGCAGAGGGTGGTAATCTCTTACTATCTTTGGGGCTGcaagagaaaattttgaaaaagctTCAGATGGTGGAAAACAAAGTGAAAGATCTAGAGGGCATGATTGTTGCCCAGAAGCCTGCCACCAGGAGAGATTGCTCCTCTGAGCCCTATTGCAGTTGTTCCGACTGCCAAAGTCCTATACCTACATCAGGGTTTACCTCCACGTCTGAAATGTGA